A window of the Brassica napus cultivar Da-Ae chromosome C5, Da-Ae, whole genome shotgun sequence genome harbors these coding sequences:
- the LOC106417403 gene encoding uncharacterized mitochondrial protein AtMg00310-like codes for MSIVDFWATVFRLPSKCLKDIEQICLAFLWTGLELKATGAKVAWKDIFKPHSEGGLAVRALKESLWGKWIKANMLKKKSFWEISVKTQLGSWMWKKMLKLRDVAKTFHMKAMGNGRHTSFWFDRWSELGALSDQLGGGIIDMCIRRDVTVEDAILNP; via the exons ATGAGCATAGTAGACTTTTGGGCCACTGTTTTCAGACTCCCGAGCAAGTGTCTAAAAGATATTGAGCAGATTTGTTTGGCGTTTCTCTGGACTGGTCTGGAGTTAAAGGCCACAGGTGCAAAGGTGGCATGGAAAGATATCTTTAAGCCTCATAGTGAAGGAGGATTAGCAGTTAGAGCGCTAAAGGAG TCACTTTGGGGCAAATGGATAAAAGCTAACATGCTTAAGAAGAAAAGCTTCTGGGAGATCAGTGTGAAAACTCAACTAGGTTCATGGATGTGGAAAAAGATGTTGAAGCTTCGAGATGTTGCGAAAACATTTCATATGAAGGCTATGGGGAATGGGCGTCACACCTCCTTTTGGTTTGATAGGTGGTCTGAATTGGGTGCACTGTCGGATCAATTAGGAGGAGGTATAATAGACATGTGTATAAGGAGAGATGTTACGGTGGAGGACGCAATTCTTAAcccgtga
- the LOC106417706 gene encoding TLC domain-containing protein 5 isoform X1 codes for MEEEYIRVINITVIGVISWGLIFILVRRIFSNYSFDFSTRIVSTLHATVAVVLATLTIQDWSCPVYPIASTSSLQQMETMAFSLSYMIYDFICSHFDQVLSIDNAVHHSVCILGFVAGFCYRKCASEMVAAIWITEISSPFLHLREILKEIGYRDTDLNLAADVCFATIFSLARMVGGPYLVYVTMAADNPILIKAMALGLQLVSAFWFYKILKMMRYKIMRRSMPNTKSD; via the exons ATGGAGGAAGAATACATAAGAGTGATAAACATAACAGTGATTGGAGTTATCTCATGGGGTTTGATTTTCATCCTCGTGCGACGAATCTTCTCAAACTACTCCTTCGACTTCAGCACTCGTATTGTCTCGACCCTTCACGCCACAGTCGCGGTCGTTTTAGCAACTCTTACGATTCAAGATTGGTCTTGTCCAGTTTATCCCATAGCTTCCACGTCATCTCTCCAGCAGATGGAAACGATGGCATTTTCTTTGTCTTACATGATCTACGATTTCATTTGTAGTCACTTTGATCAAGTCCTTAGCATTGATAATGCCGTTCATCATTCTGTCTGCATTCTTGGTTTTGTAGCTGGATTTTGCTACCGAAAg TGCGCATCCGAGATGGTTGCAGCAATTTGGATTACAGAGATCTCAAGTCCATTCCTTCACCTCAGGGAGATTCTTAAAGAGATTGGTTACAGAGACACCGATCTCAATCTTGCCGCCGAT GTGTGTTTCGCAACAATCTTCTCACTCGCGAGAATGGTGGGTGGACCTTACCTCGTTTACGTCACGATGGCTGCTGATAACCCCATCCTCATCAAG gCAATGGCGTTGGGATTACAACTCGTGAGCGCATTCTGGTTTTACAAAATACTGAAGATGATGAGATACAAAATTATGAGAAGATCAATGCCCAATACAAAATCAGATTAG
- the LOC106417706 gene encoding TLC domain-containing protein 5 isoform X2, which yields MEEEYIRVINITVIGVISWGLIFILVRRIFSNYSFDFSTRIVSTLHATVAVVLATLTIQDCHFDQVLSIDNAVHHSVCILGFVAGFCYRKCASEMVAAIWITEISSPFLHLREILKEIGYRDTDLNLAADVCFATIFSLARMVGGPYLVYVTMAADNPILIKAMALGLQLVSAFWFYKILKMMRYKIMRRSMPNTKSD from the exons ATGGAGGAAGAATACATAAGAGTGATAAACATAACAGTGATTGGAGTTATCTCATGGGGTTTGATTTTCATCCTCGTGCGACGAATCTTCTCAAACTACTCCTTCGACTTCAGCACTCGTATTGTCTCGACCCTTCACGCCACAGTCGCGGTCGTTTTAGCAACTCTTACGATTCAAGATTG TCACTTTGATCAAGTCCTTAGCATTGATAATGCCGTTCATCATTCTGTCTGCATTCTTGGTTTTGTAGCTGGATTTTGCTACCGAAAg TGCGCATCCGAGATGGTTGCAGCAATTTGGATTACAGAGATCTCAAGTCCATTCCTTCACCTCAGGGAGATTCTTAAAGAGATTGGTTACAGAGACACCGATCTCAATCTTGCCGCCGAT GTGTGTTTCGCAACAATCTTCTCACTCGCGAGAATGGTGGGTGGACCTTACCTCGTTTACGTCACGATGGCTGCTGATAACCCCATCCTCATCAAG gCAATGGCGTTGGGATTACAACTCGTGAGCGCATTCTGGTTTTACAAAATACTGAAGATGATGAGATACAAAATTATGAGAAGATCAATGCCCAATACAAAATCAGATTAG